Genomic window (Candidatus Omnitrophota bacterium):
CTAGGCGAAAAAAGATAGATTTGATCAAAAGCGTGAATGCGGAGTTTAAAGACTTATACGGCGAACTTTGAGATTGCTTCGTCGTCCTTGACATCAAAGATGTCAAGGGCTCCTCGCAATGACGATGAAGGACGATCGCTCGCAATGACGATGAAGGACGATCACTTGCAATGACGATGAAGGACGATCGCTCGCAATGACGATGAAGGACGATCGCTCGCAATGACGAGGAGAAGCCGGTACTTGCAATGTCAGAAGGGAAAAAATTGTTTCACGATAAACAATTTTGTAACGTGTTGAAATAAAAAGGGATACAGCGTAGGTGTTTTTTCGCTGGGGTTGTAGGTTACAAATTACAAGTTACAGGCCGTAGGTTTTTACTTTCGTCATTGCGAGGCTGGCGGAGCCAGTCGAAGCAATCTCATTTAAGGAGATTACGTCGGTCGCTCCGAAAATTTAGGGTTTCTTCCAATGAATGACAAAAGGGGCGAAAATGATTCGGCAACAAGGATATTTTTATTTAATGACGAATAAAACAGACACGGTTATCTATGCCGGTGTTACCAGCGAGTTGCAAAAGAGGGCTTATGAACACAAACAAAAGACAATAGAGGGATTTACCAAGAAATACAAGATTAATAAACTGGTTTATTATGAAGTATTTGATGATATAGAAAATGCGATTTTACGCGAGAAACAAATTAAAGCAGGCTCTAGGCGAAAAAAGATAGATTTGATCAAAAGCCTGAATGCGGAGTTTAAAGACTTATACGGCGAACTTTGAGATTGCTTCGTCGTCCTTGACATCAAAGATGTCAAGGGCTCCTCGCAATGACGATGAAGGACGATCACTCGCAATGACGATGAAGGACGATCGCTCGCAATGACGATGAAGGACGATCGCTCGCAATGACGATGAAGGACGATCGCTCGCAATGACGAGGAAGGACGATTGCTCGCAATGACGAGGAGAAGCCGGTACTTGCAATGTCAGAAGGGAAAAAATTGTTTCACGATAAACAATTTTGTAACGTGTTGAAATAAACAGGGATACAGCGTAGGTGTTTTTTCGCTGGGGCTTATATGGCTAAGGTTATAACAATATGTAACCAAAAAGGCGGTACCGGCAAAACCACTACTGCTGTAAATTTGGCTGCTTATCTGGCTGAGCAGGCTAAATCAGTACTTTTAATCGATATAGACCCCCAGAGCAATGCTACCAGTGGGTTAGGAATTGACAAAACCTCTGTAAAAACAAGTATTTACGAAGCGTTATTAAGTTTGCACACCTCAATTAAAGACATAATTCTTAATACCCCCATAAGTAACCTGAGCTTAATACCATCTAAATTTGACCTTAGCGGAGCAGAAATAGAATTAGTACACATCCAGAAACGGGAGTTTGTGTTAGGGGTTGCTATAGACCAGGTTAAACCAATGTATGATTATATTTTTATTGATTCTCCGCCGTCCCTGGGTCTGCTTACTGTAAACGCAATAAATGCCGCTGATTCTGTTCTTATGCCAATTCAGTGCGAATATTACGCTTTAGAAGGGTTGAGCCAACTGCTTAATACCATAGAACTTATAAAAACCAACCTCAATCCGCGCTTAGAGATAGAAGGCGCGGTTTTAACCATGGCTGATTTTCGAACCAACCTTTGTCAGCAGGTGATTGATGAGGTGAGGAGTTTTTTTAAAGGCAAGGCCTATCAAACAGTGATTCCCCGTAGCGTGCGGCTTTCCGAGGCTCCGAGTTTTGGCAAGCCGATATTGCTTTATGATAGAACATCCAAGGGCGCTATAGCATATCGGGAACTTGCCCAGGAGTTTTTACAACGCCAGGTGGTTAAAGAAGATACAACAGCAGGAGATAGAAGCTTGCAACCTGAAACAATAAGTGAATAAAACTAAAGGCTGTAGGTTGGGAAGCTGATTTTATGAATGCAAACAATACGGAGGTTTAACATGAAAAAAGGGGGTTTGGGAAGAGGGTTAAACGCCTTAATCCCGGAAAAAATCGAGACACAAAAAGCTTCCCCGGCAGAACAAATCACCCGCGTTAAAATTAACCAAATAGCCACCAACAAATATCAGCCCCGCCAGGAATTTGACCAGGGAAAAATGAATCAATTAATTGCCTCAATCAAAGAAAAAGGCATTATCCAACCGGTGTTGGTTAGAAAAACTTCGGAAGGTTATGAATTAATCTGCGGAGAAAGAAGAATTAAGGCAGCGCAGGCTGCCGGGCTTGAAGAGATCCCGGTTGCGGTCAGGAATGTTTCCGACGTTGAAAGCCTGGAACTTTCTTTGATTGAAAATATCCAGAGGCAAGACCTGAATTCAATAGAGCGGGCAAAAGCCTATAAAAGATTAATAAATGAATTTGGCCTTTCTCAGGATGAACTGGCAGCTGCGCTTAGCAAAGACCGGTCTTCGGTCGCTAATACCCTGCGCTTACTGAAGCTACCCCAGCCTGTCCAGGATTCTCTGGCTCAGGGAAGGATTACTGTTGGCCACGGCCTGGCTATACTTTCTTTGGCCAGCCCCCGCTTGCAAATAGAAGCCTGCAAAAATATAATCCTTCACGGTCTTTCAGTAAGGGAAATAGAAGTTGCAGTAAAAAAAAGAGCCGCGGTCAAAAACACGGTTAAAAAATCTCCCCAAATCATTGAGATAGAAGAAAGGCTTCAGCGGGTTATGGCTACCAAAGTAAACATCAAGGCCGGCCGCAAAAAAGGAAGAATAGAAATAGAATATTATTCATCAGAAGACTTGAACAGGATTGTGGATATACTTACAAAAAAATAAAAATACTAAATACCACACATTAAGTCATAGGTCATAGGTTTTATGATTTAAAACTTACAACTTATGACCTTACCGCTTAGGTTTTAATGTATTGAAGGAGTTTTTATGATGCAGCAGACATTAGTATTAATAAAACCGGATGGTCTCAAAAAATCCCTTACCGGTAATATATTAACCCGGCTTTCTGAAACCAAAATGGATATTATCGCTGCCAAAATAGTTCGGGTAAGCCGGCAGCTTGCCGAACAACATTACTTCCAGCTTAAGGAAAAACCTTTCTACGAAGAACTGATTAAATATATTCGGGGGGCATATCACAAGAAAAAAATAATGGCCCTTGTCTATTATGGGAAAGATGCAATCAGAAAGGTGAGAGAGATAGCCGGTTCCACCAATCCTGAAGAGGCCGACAGCGTCTCTATTCGCGGAGCTTACGGAAGAATAACAACCAAAGGGGTTTATGAAAATGTGATCCACTCTTCTACCAGCGAAAAAGAAGCGGAACGAGAAATAAAACTGTGGTTTCAGCCCGATGACATCATCGTTAACCTTTACCCCTCCAAGAAAGTAACCCAAAAAAATACCAAAAGAAAAGTTTGGGCTTGACTTTATTTTCCCGTAAGGTTAAAATATTATTGTAATGGATAAACGGACAACAAAAACCATCCTTTTAGTAATGGTCTTGGTCTGCGCGTTGAGCGTTATTGTTGCGGCCAAGTCCTTTTTTTTAGAGCAGGCCACGTATCAAAGATATCTGGAAACGAAACAGACCTTGACCGGGGAAAATCTCCGGCTGACTGCGAAAATAGAGGAATCCGGCAGGGCAATTTCCAAATTTAAGCTAAAGCTGCAGGAGACGGCTGAGAGGTTTGAGCAGGCCAACCGTCAGTACAGCGAGCTTGAGCAAAGACATAAAATGCTGGTTTCCGAGAAGGATAAGCTGAATACAGAGTTAACCAACCTGGCCAAAGAAAAGATGGCTTTAGAGGGAAAAACAGAACGGATGAAGTCAGATCTGTTTTTCGGCCGGGTGCTGAAAGAAAGAGCCTCTTTAAGGCTGCAGGTAACGAGGCTGGAGCAGAAATTTTGCCAACAGGAACTGGAAACAAAAAAATTAACTGCTGAAAAAGCGGATCTAAAGGCAGATCTTCGGACCGTGGTTGGGGAACGCCGGGAAACAGAAGAGAAAGCTGAGGAAATGCTTGAGGTTTCCGATATCCTGGGCCAGGAGCTGGCCAGAGAGAAAAAGAACAGGCTTAAGGTTGTTGAGAAACTAGACAGGGAAAAGGCAGAAAATAAATATCTGCAGAACCGGATGAATGATTTAACCAGGCAAAATGCCGGGTTAGAACGCAGGCTTACTCTGACAGACAACAGACTGGCAAAGAAAGAGGCAGATAAAAGCCGGTTAGCAGATAAAATAGCTGAATTAAATTCATCGCTTAAAGAAAAACTGGATGAAATAGAGGGGTTGAGGCTGGTGTTGGGTTCGTTAGAAAACAGGGTTGCAATACTGGATGATAAACTGAAGCAAAACAAAGCAGCCAACGTCCGGTTGACGAAAAAATCAGCCGGGGTAGATGTATCAGAGAATATTGTCGAGTTATCCCCGATAATAATTAAAGCAGCCCTATCTTCTGGTAGCGCTGAATCTGAATCAGCTGATTCAACAGGGGTTGAAGCGAATTTTCCACAAGGCCGGGTGCTGACAGTAAACAAGGAATACGAATTTGTGGTTATTGACCTTGGGCAAAAAGACGGGGTAGAGGCCGGGATGCCGATGACGGTTTACCGCAGCGGCAGGGAGATCGGTAAGCTTGAAATACTCGAGGTCCACTCCAGGATATCGGCCGCTGACATAAAACCTGTCAGCGGAAGAAAAAAGAAAAAGGACATCAGAATAGATGATGTAGTAGTGCTGGATGCCGGAAGATAAAATATGTCCTATCTGCAAAAGAAAATTCCTGCCTAACAAACATAAAAAAAATCAAAAAGTCTGTTCGCGGCAGGAATGCCAGCGCCAAAGACAGCTTCAAAACCTGGCTGCCTGGCGCCAAAAAAACCCCAATTATTTTAAAAACCTATTTCCTCGATCGCGGTGATCTGCACCAGAGACCCATCCTGTAATTCTCCCCGGGCCTCGATTACTACCAGGTCATTTACCTTCAACCCCTCAACAATCTGTACATAGTCGCTGGTGGCATAACCCCTGGTTACCCGGGACAGCCTTACCTTACCGGTCTTTACCTCGTTTTCATTTACCTTGAAGGACTCTGCCGGGATAACCGGCACCATCATTGTTTCCGAGCCGGTGATTATTAAACTTGCCGAAGGGATTATCAGGGCATCGGACAATTCAATGATCACAACTTCGGCGCGGCAAAACATTCCAGGCAGCAGCAGTCCCTTCGTGTTATTAACTTTTATTTTGGCGGTCAGGGTCCGGCTTCTTCCTTCCACTATTGGAAAAATATTATCAATTTTTCCGTTAAAAGCAGTATCGGGATAGGCATCCACAAAGACTTTTGCTTTTTGGCCCAGCTTTATCTTGTGGATATCCCTTTCGACTATACCTACCTCAATAAGCACATTCTTTGTTTCTAAAAGCGAGCCAACCTTGTCCTGAGGAGTAACAAATTCTCCTTCTTCGGCCTCGCGCGGGCCCATCAGCGCGTCCATTAATGCGTAAAGGCTGGTTTTTTTCAGCTCATTCTCGGCTAATTCCTGTTCGGCCTTGATTGTTTCTGATTGAAATTTAGCGCTTTCACACTCTAGTTCTATTTCTTCCAACCGTGCTTTAATGATTGCTCCAGCTTCATAAAGCTTTTGCTGGACCTCTAATTTTTTCAGGCTGGAGCGATAGGCAGCCCGGGAAGAAGCAAGTTTGCTTTTAGCGTATTCTAATTTGAGCTGAGCATCTTCGGGATTTAGGCTGACGATAAGATCTCCCTTTTTTATTTTTGCTCCTTCGCGGAAATGGATAGTTTTTATGACTCCGTTTATTTCAAACCTGAGCTCGATTTCCCGCTCGCCTTTAACAGTTCCCATTACCGGCAGAACGTCAGAAAAGCTTATCGGCATGACCTTCAGCGCCCTGACCAGGATAGGGCGGGCTTCCGGTTGTTCAAGCGGTTTAGGTATTTCTTCGAAAGATGTTTTTTCAGTTGACAGCCGGGAGGATTTTGTTGGCGTAGAAGCTTTAGATAATGACTTTTGCCCGGGCAGGCGGATGGAGGTGGTTTTAACAACGCCCCAGGCAATAAACAGTATCCAAAATACGAGAAATATAATAATGATTAACCATGATTTTTTGATTTTCATAATCTTTTTCCTCGTTACTTTCTTATATCTTCAAATACAAGATAAATACTAGGAATGACAAAAAGAGTTAAAATCGTTGACACGCTTAAACCTCCGATTACCGTAATAGCCAGGGGCGACCAGAGGTTTGAAGATTCACTCCTGTCCATGGCCATTGGTAAAAGCCCCAAGATGGTAGTCAAGGAAGTCATTAGTATCGGCCTTAGTCTGTCGCGGGAAGCAGCGATTATTGCCTGGCGCACTCCGGTTTTGCTGACGTAAGAACCGCGCCTGCGGATTAAAAAATTAATCCGGTCAATCAGCATAATTGCGTTATTAACAACTATACCGGCTAACATAATTGCGCCGATCAGGACGCCTGTACCTACGGGTTTGCCGGTTATCCGCAGGGCAGTTATTGCGCCTACTGCTGCCAGCGGTACAGAAAACAATATAATAAACGGCTGACTGAATGATTCGAAAAGACCGGCCAGAATCATATACACCAGAATTATGCTCAACAAAAGCGCAAAGCTTAACTCTTTCTGATTTTTAATCATTTTATCATAATTACCGCCGAATTGCCAGAAATAATCTTTGGGAAGTTTTAATTTTGAAAGCGCAAGCTTCACCTTGCCGGCAGCAGTGCCCAGGGCCGTACCTCCGGTGTTGGCGCTGACCTGGACCATGCGTGATTTATTTTTTCGCCAGATTTCGCTCGGGCCGAGGTCATATTCAAAATCAGCCAACTGCGATAAATAAATTTGTTCTTTGTCAGGGGTAAGTATGCTGAGCCGGCGCAGGTCTTGAAATGTCTTACGGTGTTCTTCTTCTAAGCGCACGATTGTCTCAATCTCTTCGGAACATTGCTGTTCCGGGGTAGAGACGGGTATGGCCGTTTGGCTGGTTTCCCGCTTAAGCCGGATCAGCGGCTGGCTGGTTCCCCGGTAGTGCGTGGCCACCAGGCCGCGCATCTGGGTATGAAGGCCGAGGGCAATGTCTTCTACCGATAGGCCAAAAAAGGCCGCTTGTTTTTTGTCAACATTCAGGCGCATCTCCGGCCGGCCTTGCCGCATCCTGATTTTGACATCAGTAAACTTAGGGATTGGCTGTATTCCCTGCGCTATCTGCATCGCCAGGCTTTTTAATACTTCATAGTTATATCCATAGATCTCCAGGAGGACTTCCTTTGTGCCGACCTCTTCGGGTTCCTCGTAGTAGATGAACGCTGTTTCAATCTTATCAGTAAGGGGCCTTAGTTTTCCAATTACCTCGGCGGTAGAAATTTTTCGTTTATCTAAAGGTAAGAGTTCCACGTATACCTTGCTTGACCAAGGCTCAACCTTGGCAGTAACTGTTTTTATCTCGGGCCGGCTGGCGGCGATTTTTTCCACCTGGGAGACAATTTTATCGGAGATTTCCAGCCTTGTTCCTGTGGGCAGCTGCACGAAGATGGTAAACTTATTTTGTTCAGCCACACCGATGAACTCCCTTTCTAATTTCTGCGATTCCTGAAATATATAGACAAAACTGCAGATGATCAGGATGATAACCAGATAGCGGAGGTTTAAACCAAAACCGGCAAGCCGCTGGTAAAGATTAAAGCGTTTTTTAAAAGGGATCTTTGGAAGAGGGGAGGCAGAGAGTGTTTCGGTTATTTTAGGAGACCGGGGTTTTTTTATCTTCATCTTTGCCGTTAACATCGGCACAAAGGCTAAGGAAGCCAATAAAGAGGCAAGAAGAGAAAAAGTGATTGTCAGGGCAATTCCGCTGTAAAGCATTTTGATTTCAGGGTTGATAAAAACCAGCGGCAGAAAGACGACCAGGGTGGTCATTGTTGAAGCAACGATTGCCAGAAGCATTTCATTGGCTCCGGTAATTGCCGTGTTTTTTTCATCAGGCTGGCCGGCTGGCTGGCCAGCTGAGGGTTGTCTTTTTTTGAAGATATTTTCTAAAACAACAATTGAATTATCCAGGAGCATCCCGATACCCAGGGCCAGGCCGGATAAGCTCATTACATTCAGGGTAATCTTTCCGAAGAACATCAGGCTGAAGGTAAGCAAAAGAGAAATAGGAATAGTCGCGGTAATAATAAACACTGACCGGAGGTTTCTTAAGAAAAGCAGAAGAACCAATGTTGCCAGAATTGCGCCGTAGCCCAGAGAGATTTTAACCCGGTTTACTGCACTCTGGATGTAGGCGGCCTGATTAAAAGTTGAAGTAACCTTTGTATCCCGGGGCAGGCTTTGCTTTAAGGATTTTATTTCTTCGTCGATCAACTGGGATATCTTGACTGTATTGGCGGTGGATTCCTTCTGGATATAAATAGAAACTACCGGCTGGGTATTTACCCGGGCAAAGGCAGTTGGTTCTAAATAAGAATCAAGAACATTGCCGATGTCCTTAAGCCTGATTACCGAACCTTGTTCGGTCGTAGCAATTGCTAAGTTTTCGATCTCGGATAGAGACTTAAGCTCACCGATTGTCCGCACCAGGTATTTATCCTTCTGCCTTTTTATTTCTCCGGAGAGGAGGTTGACATTATTGAGATTGATGGTGTCTACTATCTGATTTATTGACAGGGAATAAGCCCGGAGTTTATGCTGGTCTATTTCAATCAGGATTTTTCCTTCTCTTCCGCCGCTGACTTCAGCCCGGGCAACCCCTTCGATCCTCTGGATACGGCTTTTTATTTTTTCGTCAACTATCTTACGCAGGTCTTCCGGAGTACGGATATTGCTGGTTATCGCCAGGATCATTATCGGTACGTCCATATATTCGTATTTGGCGATTACCGGTTTTTCGATTTCCCGAGGGAGCTTGTTTCTGATCCGGTTGAATTTTTCCCGCACCTCCAGGGCGGCAAAATCCATATTCGTGCCTGGTTCGAACTCCAGGATGATCGTGGCATTTCCCTCTTTGGATATGGAGAGGATGTTTTTAAGGTGAGTGACCGTGCCTACTGCTTCTTCAACCGGCCGGCTGATGCGTTTCTCAACCTCTGAAGCCGGAATCCCGCCGCGCACATTAATATTAATCGTGATATCACCGAAGCTGGTGTTAGGCATCATTTCTACCGGCAAAAGCTTAAAGGCAATTACGCCGATCAGCACTATGCCGACAAAAAACATCGATATTGCGGTAGGTCGTCTTACGGATAATTGAGGTAAATTCATGTTAGTCTGCCGGTCGTCCGGTCTAGGGTTATCGCTTCCTTGTTTCTTGCCAGACAGTTAAATCTTCAAACCTTTTTATTTTCATCTTTATTTTTTCCTTTGACTGGTTGACCGGTGGACCGGCTGACCGGCTGACTAATCTCATACCACCGCCCCGGTCCCAATGGTCCGTGGGCTTGTAAAAGTTTTTTGTCCAGCAGTTGTTTCAGGTCGCGCGCTGCCGTGGGGGTAGAGACGTTAAACAATCCGGCATACTGCTTGCGGGTTATTTTGTTGATGGTTTTTAGTTTTTCTAAGACTTCTGTTTGCCGCAGATTTAATTCCTCTGTCTGGGGCGGCGGTTCAGGCTTAGGTTTGACTTCAGGCTTAGCCTCAATTTTGGCCTCAGATTTAATCTCAGGCTTAGCCTCAACCTCAGGCTTAACCTCCTCGGGTTTTTCTTCGGTGAGTTTTGGTTTTATCCGTTCAGCCACAGTTAGATACAGAGCAGGAATTATCACCAGGGTTAAAAAAGTAGCCGAGGTTAAGCCGCCGATTACGGTCAGGGCTAAAGGCGCGCGCAGTTCTGCGCCTTCTCCGATGCCCAGGGCTAAAGGAGTGAGGCCTAAGACGGTTGTGAGAGAGGTCATCAATATTGGCCTGAGCCGGGTCTTGCTGGCCAGGATTACCGCCTCTTTTGGCTCGTGGCCTTGTTTTCTCATCCGGTTGATAAAATCAATTAGTACTATTCCGTTGTTAACCACGATCCCGCCAAGCATAATTATGCCCAGGTAGGCAACCACGCTAAGAGGAGTGCGGGTAATAAAAAGAATAAGACTTACGCCGATCAGGGAAAGGGGGACAGTAAACATTATAATAAACGGCTGCCAGAGTGATTCAAACTCCGCAGCCATAATCATATAAACCAGAACAAAAGCCAGGATTAAAGCAAATGCCAGGCTCTGAAACGACTCTGACATTTTTTGTTGTTCCCCGGCAAAGCGAAAGGAGTAATCCTGTTTAAAAAAAGGAAATTTTTCTCTGGTTGAATCTAATACTGCGCTGATTTCGTTAGTTACCTTGCCTAAAGGCCGGTTAAATATATTGGCAGTAACCAATATTGTTCGCTGTTGGCCGACCCGCCTGATTTCAGTGGGTCCGGTACCCTTGGTCAGGTAGGCGACCTCTGAAAGAGGTATGTTCATTGCCAGAGGTGAATGGATCAACAGCCTTCTTAACATACTCATGTCACTGCGGTCTTCGGGCCGCAGACGGACGCGGATATCTATTTCTTCCCCGTCTTTTTCCTTAAATTTTGTAGCCACATAGCCCTTAAGCGCAACCTGGGCAGTAAGCGCAATGTCCCGCACCGAAAGCCCGTAAAGCGAGGCCCGGTCTTTGATGATATGAAGTTTTGTTTCCGGGCTGGATAAGACAAGGCTGTTCTTAACCCCGTATACCCCTTTTATTTTGCATATCTTTTGTTGAACTGCCTTGGAGATGTCGGTCAGGCGTTCAAGATTTGGGCCGCTGACTTCCACGACGATCGGCGCCCCTTCTTCTAAAGTAGTGCTTAATGATGATTCCTGGGCAATGTATTCGATCTGGCCGCCTTGCAGATCCTGGTGCCGGAGATTATTTTTGAGATACTGGATCACCTCTTCGGTTGAAAGCCGCATCCCTTTCTTAAAGGACAGCTTTTTCAGGTTAACCATGACCTGGGCTTGGTGCGAGCCCATGGTCTGCAGGGTTGCTTCTGCTGAAGCCTTTTCTTCGCTCGAACCGATATTTATGGTTACGTTTTTGATTTCTTTAAGCTTAAGAAGCAGCTGCTCAATCTTGGTTGCCACCTGGTTGGTGACGCTTAAGCGGGTTCCCGGAGCCATATCCACCTTGACAATAAATTGCCGTTGGTCAACGCTGGGCAAAAACCGGCGCTCCTGTTTAGCCAATATCACCAGGCTTATTAAAAAGGCTGCAAAGACCACTGCAATAATAAACAATTTGCCGGAGAGCAGGCCGGAGATAAAATCGCCGTAATCCTCGGTCCATTTATTCAATAGCCCTTTACTGTCATTGCGAATTCCGCGAAGTCCCGAGCGAAGCGAGGGGAAGGGACGAAGCAATCTCAAAAAACGAGATTGCTTCGTCCCTTTTGCTCCCGGCAACGACGACGAACGGAATTGGCGCCGGCCCAAAGAAA
Coding sequences:
- a CDS encoding GIY-YIG nuclease family protein encodes the protein MIRQQGYFYLMTNKTDTVIYAGVTSELQKRAYEHKQKTIEGFTKKYKINKLVYYEVFDDIENAILREKQIKAGSRRKKIDLIKSLNAEFKDLYGEL
- a CDS encoding nucleoside-diphosphate kinase is translated as MMQQTLVLIKPDGLKKSLTGNILTRLSETKMDIIAAKIVRVSRQLAEQHYFQLKEKPFYEELIKYIRGAYHKKKIMALVYYGKDAIRKVREIAGSTNPEEADSVSIRGAYGRITTKGVYENVIHSSTSEKEAEREIKLWFQPDDIIVNLYPSKKVTQKNTKRKVWA
- a CDS encoding ParB/RepB/Spo0J family partition protein; its protein translation is MKKGGLGRGLNALIPEKIETQKASPAEQITRVKINQIATNKYQPRQEFDQGKMNQLIASIKEKGIIQPVLVRKTSEGYELICGERRIKAAQAAGLEEIPVAVRNVSDVESLELSLIENIQRQDLNSIERAKAYKRLINEFGLSQDELAAALSKDRSSVANTLRLLKLPQPVQDSLAQGRITVGHGLAILSLASPRLQIEACKNIILHGLSVREIEVAVKKRAAVKNTVKKSPQIIEIEERLQRVMATKVNIKAGRKKGRIEIEYYSSEDLNRIVDILTKK
- a CDS encoding AAA family ATPase, whose translation is MAKVITICNQKGGTGKTTTAVNLAAYLAEQAKSVLLIDIDPQSNATSGLGIDKTSVKTSIYEALLSLHTSIKDIILNTPISNLSLIPSKFDLSGAEIELVHIQKREFVLGVAIDQVKPMYDYIFIDSPPSLGLLTVNAINAADSVLMPIQCEYYALEGLSQLLNTIELIKTNLNPRLEIEGAVLTMADFRTNLCQQVIDEVRSFFKGKAYQTVIPRSVRLSEAPSFGKPILLYDRTSKGAIAYRELAQEFLQRQVVKEDTTAGDRSLQPETISE
- a CDS encoding efflux RND transporter periplasmic adaptor subunit, yielding MKIKKSWLIIIIFLVFWILFIAWGVVKTTSIRLPGQKSLSKASTPTKSSRLSTEKTSFEEIPKPLEQPEARPILVRALKVMPISFSDVLPVMGTVKGEREIELRFEINGVIKTIHFREGAKIKKGDLIVSLNPEDAQLKLEYAKSKLASSRAAYRSSLKKLEVQQKLYEAGAIIKARLEEIELECESAKFQSETIKAEQELAENELKKTSLYALMDALMGPREAEEGEFVTPQDKVGSLLETKNVLIEVGIVERDIHKIKLGQKAKVFVDAYPDTAFNGKIDNIFPIVEGRSRTLTAKIKVNNTKGLLLPGMFCRAEVVIIELSDALIIPSASLIITGSETMMVPVIPAESFKVNENEVKTGKVRLSRVTRGYATSDYVQIVEGLKVNDLVVIEARGELQDGSLVQITAIEEIGF
- a CDS encoding efflux RND transporter permease subunit, with the protein product MNLPQLSVRRPTAISMFFVGIVLIGVIAFKLLPVEMMPNTSFGDITININVRGGIPASEVEKRISRPVEEAVGTVTHLKNILSISKEGNATIILEFEPGTNMDFAALEVREKFNRIRNKLPREIEKPVIAKYEYMDVPIMILAITSNIRTPEDLRKIVDEKIKSRIQRIEGVARAEVSGGREGKILIEIDQHKLRAYSLSINQIVDTINLNNVNLLSGEIKRQKDKYLVRTIGELKSLSEIENLAIATTEQGSVIRLKDIGNVLDSYLEPTAFARVNTQPVVSIYIQKESTANTVKISQLIDEEIKSLKQSLPRDTKVTSTFNQAAYIQSAVNRVKISLGYGAILATLVLLLFLRNLRSVFIITATIPISLLLTFSLMFFGKITLNVMSLSGLALGIGMLLDNSIVVLENIFKKRQPSAGQPAGQPDEKNTAITGANEMLLAIVASTMTTLVVFLPLVFINPEIKMLYSGIALTITFSLLASLLASLAFVPMLTAKMKIKKPRSPKITETLSASPLPKIPFKKRFNLYQRLAGFGLNLRYLVIILIICSFVYIFQESQKLEREFIGVAEQNKFTIFVQLPTGTRLEISDKIVSQVEKIAASRPEIKTVTAKVEPWSSKVYVELLPLDKRKISTAEVIGKLRPLTDKIETAFIYYEEPEEVGTKEVLLEIYGYNYEVLKSLAMQIAQGIQPIPKFTDVKIRMRQGRPEMRLNVDKKQAAFFGLSVEDIALGLHTQMRGLVATHYRGTSQPLIRLKRETSQTAIPVSTPEQQCSEEIETIVRLEEEHRKTFQDLRRLSILTPDKEQIYLSQLADFEYDLGPSEIWRKNKSRMVQVSANTGGTALGTAAGKVKLALSKLKLPKDYFWQFGGNYDKMIKNQKELSFALLLSIILVYMILAGLFESFSQPFIILFSVPLAAVGAITALRITGKPVGTGVLIGAIMLAGIVVNNAIMLIDRINFLIRRRGSYVSKTGVRQAIIAASRDRLRPILMTSLTTILGLLPMAMDRSESSNLWSPLAITVIGGLSVSTILTLFVIPSIYLVFEDIRK
- a CDS encoding efflux RND transporter permease subunit, with amino-acid sequence MNISKLSVNRPVTAIMVFTAVLLLGFISWSKLPQELFPSITYPQITVVTSYENAAPEEIESLITKIIEEATGTVNNVKRISSISKEGLSLVIVEFNWGTNMDFAALNVREKIDLIKERLPREAEEPIVMKYNPFDLPIMNLAVTGPMPSLELRETCRKYIKEAIEKAEGVASVIISGGAEREIVVEIDQPRLRASQISIISIVDSLKKANLNYPAGTIKESFYEYLIRTMGEYQDISEIQETPTALDLPEEEAETTKEKEEKEKKGRRLVYIKDVALVHDTVKEKTSISRYNGKDSISLVIRKQSGTNTMNVVKKVKTEIQKLLSEKLPPGIKIEVTYDQSQFIRAAIANVRNAAIQGGILAFFVLLFFLRQVRSSVVITVSMPISIMATFCLMYFNKINLNMMSLGGLALGVGMLVDNAVVVIENIFRHRQMDKGLSQACIDGAGEMTGPIIGSTLTTVAVFIPFAFVTGIAGQIFKQLSMTITFSLLMSIVIAISLVPVLISLGRRQFRSSSLPGAKGTKQSRFLRLLRPFPSLRSGLRGIRNDSKGLLNKWTEDYGDFISGLLSGKLFIIAVVFAAFLISLVILAKQERRFLPSVDQRQFIVKVDMAPGTRLSVTNQVATKIEQLLLKLKEIKNVTINIGSSEEKASAEATLQTMGSHQAQVMVNLKKLSFKKGMRLSTEEVIQYLKNNLRHQDLQGGQIEYIAQESSLSTTLEEGAPIVVEVSGPNLERLTDISKAVQQKICKIKGVYGVKNSLVLSSPETKLHIIKDRASLYGLSVRDIALTAQVALKGYVATKFKEKDGEEIDIRVRLRPEDRSDMSMLRRLLIHSPLAMNIPLSEVAYLTKGTGPTEIRRVGQQRTILVTANIFNRPLGKVTNEISAVLDSTREKFPFFKQDYSFRFAGEQQKMSESFQSLAFALILAFVLVYMIMAAEFESLWQPFIIMFTVPLSLIGVSLILFITRTPLSVVAYLGIIMLGGIVVNNGIVLIDFINRMRKQGHEPKEAVILASKTRLRPILMTSLTTVLGLTPLALGIGEGAELRAPLALTVIGGLTSATFLTLVIIPALYLTVAERIKPKLTEEKPEEVKPEVEAKPEIKSEAKIEAKPEVKPKPEPPPQTEELNLRQTEVLEKLKTINKITRKQYAGLFNVSTPTAARDLKQLLDKKLLQAHGPLGPGRWYEISQPVSRSTGQPVKGKNKDENKKV